In Oryza brachyantha chromosome 2, ObraRS2, whole genome shotgun sequence, a single window of DNA contains:
- the LOC102704484 gene encoding nuclear transcription factor Y subunit C-4 — protein sequence MEPSSQPQPVMGVAAGGSQAYPPAAAYPPQAMVPGAPAVPPGSQPSAPFPTNPAQLSAQHQLVYQQAQQFHQQLQQQQQQQLREFWANQMEEIEQTTDFKNHSLPLARIKKIMKADEDVRMISAEAPVVFAKACEVFILELTLRSWMHTEENKRRTLQKNDIAAAITRTDIYDFLVDIVPRDEMKEEGLGLPRVGLPPNMGAAADPYPYYYVPAQQGPGSGMMYGGQQGHPVTYVWQQPQEQQEDPPEEQQQSLPESS from the coding sequence ATGGAACCATCCTCACAGCCTCAGCCTGTGATGGGTGTTGCCGCTGGTGGGTCACAAGCAtatcctcctgctgctgcataTCCACCTCAAGCCATGGTTCCTGGAGCTCCTGCTGTTCCTCCTGGCTCACAGCCATCAGCACCATTTCCCACTAATCCAGCTCAACTCAGTGCTCAGCACCAGCTTGTGTACCAACAAGCCCAGCAATTTCATCAGCAActgcagcaacagcaacagcaacaactCCGGGAGTTCTGGGCTAATCAAATGGAAGAGATTGAGCAGACTACTGACTTCAAGAATCACAGCTTGCCACTCGCAAGGATAAAGAAGATAATGAAGGCTGATGAGGATGTCCGAATGATCTCGGCTGAAGCCCCTGTTGTCTTTGCAAAGGCGTGCGAGGTATTTATATTAGAACTGACGTTGAGGTCATGGATGCACACTGAGGAGAACAAGCGCCGGACCTTACAGAAGAATGACATTGCAGCTGCCATCACCAGGACCGATATCTATGACTTCTTGGTGGACATTGTTCCCAGGGATGAAATGAAAGAAGAGGGACTTGGGCTTCCTAGGGTTGGCCTACCACCTAATATGGGGGCAGCAGCAGACCCATATCCATATTACTACGTGCCAGCGCAGCAGGGGCCTGGATCAGGAATGATGTACGGTGGTCAGCAGGGTCACCCGGTGACGTATGTGTGGCAGCAGCCTCAAGAGCAACAGGAAGACCCCCCTGAAGAACAGCAGCAGTCCCTGCCAGAAAGTAGCTAA
- the LOC121053617 gene encoding uncharacterized protein LOC121053617, giving the protein MAEGRGGVVNRPSSASAVVAARRCGCGLGRLVRRLRRQAAPPPSSRLRGLCQYDPRSYARNFDHGGGGGGVDDSDAAAQLYYYSYTFSSRFVLPSSSARALAAGRSAPPTATH; this is encoded by the coding sequence atggcggaaGGGCGGGGCGGCGTCGTGAACCGGCCGTCGTCTgcgtcggcggtggtggcggccagGCGGTGCGGCTGCGGGCTGGGGCGCCTGGTGCGCCGTCtccggcggcaggcggcgccgccgccgtcgagccggCTCCGCGGGCTGTGCCAGTACGACCCGCGCAGCTACGCCCGCAACTtcgaccacggcggcggcggcggcggggtggacgactccgacgccgccgcgcagcTCTACTACTACAGCTACACCTTCTCCTCCCGCTtcgtcctcccctcctcctccgcccgcgccctcgccgccggccgcagcGCTCCACCCACGGCCACCCATTAG